One genomic window of Paenisporosarcina antarctica includes the following:
- a CDS encoding glycosyltransferase → MKKILIISHCLEIGGAERALLGLLNSISYKENRVDLFLLRHEGEFMNLLPKEVNLLPQKREYSSLAVPIIRTLKKGLLAIAIGRYIGKKKAIQYKKNNQITTQKEDDIALEYSHKYTKRFMPKISNEKYDLAISFLTPHYFVAEKVEAKKKIAWIHTDYSSLEIDVESQKKMWSVYDNVISISDMVTEGFLGKFPSIKNKIVLIENILSSNIVQSQAILNNVDPEMPKFQNVVNILSIGRFTTAKNFDNIPLICKIIINQGFNIKWYIIGFGPDEKKIRAKIHELGMENNVIILGKKVNPYPYIKACDIYIQPSRYEGKAVTVREAQMLNKPVLITNFPTSKSQLRDGFDGIIVPLENNECAKGIIRLINDPFKQEMFINNCSNTNYDNEREVEKLYKLMEDVYG, encoded by the coding sequence ATGAAAAAAATATTAATTATATCACATTGTTTGGAAATAGGTGGCGCAGAAAGGGCTTTACTGGGTTTACTCAATAGCATTTCTTATAAAGAAAACAGAGTTGATTTGTTTTTACTTCGACATGAAGGAGAGTTCATGAATTTGCTTCCTAAAGAAGTAAACCTATTACCACAGAAAAGAGAATACTCTTCATTAGCAGTCCCAATCATTAGAACACTTAAAAAAGGTTTACTTGCTATTGCAATTGGTCGTTATATTGGAAAAAAAAAGGCGATACAATACAAAAAAAATAATCAAATAACCACTCAAAAGGAAGATGATATAGCATTAGAATATAGCCACAAGTATACAAAAAGATTTATGCCTAAAATTTCTAATGAAAAATATGATCTTGCGATTAGCTTTTTAACCCCACACTATTTTGTAGCCGAGAAAGTTGAAGCAAAAAAAAAAATAGCTTGGATTCATACTGATTACTCATCTTTAGAGATAGATGTCGAAAGTCAGAAAAAAATGTGGTCTGTATATGATAATGTTATCTCAATATCAGACATGGTCACTGAGGGATTTCTTGGTAAATTTCCATCTATTAAAAATAAAATAGTATTAATAGAGAATATATTATCATCTAATATTGTCCAAAGTCAGGCCATTTTAAATAACGTAGACCCTGAAATGCCAAAGTTCCAAAACGTTGTGAATATTCTGTCAATAGGAAGATTTACAACTGCGAAAAATTTTGATAATATACCATTGATTTGTAAAATAATTATTAATCAAGGATTTAATATCAAGTGGTACATAATTGGATTTGGACCTGACGAAAAAAAGATTAGAGCAAAGATACATGAATTAGGAATGGAGAACAATGTTATTATTCTTGGTAAGAAGGTTAATCCATATCCATATATAAAAGCTTGTGATATTTATATTCAACCATCTCGTTATGAGGGGAAAGCAGTTACAGTACGAGAAGCACAAATGCTTAATAAACCTGTACTAATAACAAACTTTCCGACTTCAAAAAGTCAATTAAGAGATGGTTTTGATGGAATTATTGTTCCTTTGGAAAATAATGAGTGTGCTAAAGGAATAATTAGATTAATTAATGATCCTTTTAAGCAAGAGATGTTTATTAATAATTGCTCTAATACAAATTATGACAATGAAAGAGAAGTTGAAAAATTGTATAAATTAATGGAGGATGTTTATGGATAA
- a CDS encoding glycosyltransferase family 32 protein, translating into MDKFNIPKIIHYCWFGNKEKPSKVEKCIKSWEKHLSDYQIIEWNEQNFDVHKSLYVEQAYNEKKFAFVSDVARLKVLQQYGGIYMDTDVEVFKPFDDLLNNKCLLGFEEGNYVATSFMACIPFHPLIEEFILEYKNESFLSNGILNMKTNVQRFAFILQARGLVRNGEFQVLKDEIVVYPKDYFSPYDYINCIKDTTENSYCIHHFHVSWMPRQIRAKKLLKRLIVTVIGRKSMNNIREKLSAK; encoded by the coding sequence ATGGATAAATTTAATATACCTAAAATTATCCACTATTGCTGGTTTGGAAATAAAGAAAAGCCTTCCAAAGTAGAAAAGTGCATTAAAAGTTGGGAGAAACATCTTAGTGACTATCAAATTATTGAATGGAACGAGCAAAATTTTGATGTTCACAAGAGCCTATACGTTGAACAAGCTTATAATGAAAAAAAGTTTGCCTTCGTTAGTGATGTAGCAAGACTCAAAGTTCTTCAGCAATATGGTGGAATTTACATGGACACAGATGTGGAAGTTTTTAAACCTTTTGATGATTTATTAAATAATAAATGTCTTTTGGGGTTTGAAGAAGGCAATTATGTTGCTACTAGTTTTATGGCATGTATCCCATTTCATCCATTGATTGAGGAGTTTATTCTGGAATATAAGAATGAAAGTTTTCTATCGAATGGGATCCTTAATATGAAAACCAATGTTCAAAGATTTGCTTTCATACTACAGGCGAGAGGTTTAGTTAGAAATGGGGAATTTCAAGTATTAAAAGATGAAATTGTAGTTTATCCAAAAGACTACTTTTCTCCATATGATTATATTAATTGTATAAAAGATACTACCGAGAACAGTTATTGTATTCATCATTTTCATGTTAGCTGGATGCCTAGGCAAATTCGTGCAAAAAAGTTATTAAAAAGATTAATAGTAACAGTTATTGGGAGAAAGAGTATGAATAATATTCGTGAAAAACTCTCTGCAAAATGA